In Nitrosococcus oceani ATCC 19707, the following proteins share a genomic window:
- the folD gene encoding bifunctional methylenetetrahydrofolate dehydrogenase/methenyltetrahydrofolate cyclohydrolase FolD, whose product MSANILDGKAIAANIRRNIKKRVQERITAGLRPPGLAVILLGSDPASQVYVRNKRRACEEVGFKSLAYDLPADTTQANLLALIDQLNADSTVDGILVQLPLGGHIDAEQVIEQIRPDKDVDGFHPYNIGRLTLRLPLLRPCTPHGVITLLRTTGQDLRGLEAVVVGASNIVGRPMMLELLLAGCTVTICHRWTRDLHKPISEADIVVAAVGKPHLIQGKWIKPGATVIDVGFTRQPDGTLTGDVEFESARQRALWITPVPGGVGPMTIATLLQNTLYATEKLHE is encoded by the coding sequence ATGAGCGCTAACATCCTTGACGGGAAAGCCATTGCCGCCAATATTCGGCGAAACATCAAAAAACGAGTTCAAGAAAGAATAACAGCCGGACTCCGCCCGCCAGGATTAGCAGTCATACTGCTTGGCAGTGATCCCGCCTCCCAAGTCTACGTTCGTAACAAGCGCCGCGCCTGCGAAGAAGTGGGTTTCAAATCCTTAGCTTATGATCTGCCGGCAGATACCACCCAGGCTAACCTACTCGCGCTCATCGACCAGTTAAACGCAGATTCAACCGTAGACGGGATTTTGGTCCAATTGCCTCTTGGAGGACATATTGATGCTGAGCAAGTGATCGAGCAAATTCGCCCCGATAAAGACGTGGACGGCTTCCATCCCTATAATATTGGGCGACTAACTTTGCGCCTTCCCCTGCTTAGACCCTGCACACCTCATGGCGTGATCACCCTTTTGCGCACCACGGGGCAAGACCTGAGAGGCTTGGAAGCGGTTGTAGTTGGGGCCTCTAATATCGTAGGACGGCCTATGATGCTAGAGCTGTTGCTGGCTGGTTGCACGGTAACTATTTGCCACCGTTGGACCCGTGACTTACACAAGCCTATTTCAGAAGCCGATATCGTAGTTGCTGCCGTGGGTAAACCCCACTTAATCCAAGGAAAATGGATCAAGCCTGGCGCAACGGTTATTGACGTGGGTTTTACCCGGCAACCGGACGGTACCTTAACCGGTGACGTAGAATTCGAATCGGCCCGGCAGCGGGCCTTGTGGATCACGCCTGTGCCTGGCGGGGTAGGCCCCATGACCATTGCGACCTTGTTACAAAACACCCTTTACGCTACAGAAAAACTACACGAGTGA
- a CDS encoding tyrosine-type recombinase/integrase, which yields MKPAPQRTKLTKTVVDRLPAPTRGQAFYWDSALPCFGVRVSAGGVKSFVIQKRIQGREKRITLGKYGHLTLMQARKEAARLLGEIAVGRNPLAEKAQAKLRAVTLGEALEHYLTSRPLKARTIQGTRHTMGKCFSDWMKRPLTSITRDKVAARHKQLGTASKSHANLAMRYLRAVFNFAMADYTDNEGRPVIADNPVNRLSEARTWFRVERRRTVIKSHELKPWMQAVQRLENGAARDYFMLVLLTGLRRTEALNLRWQNVDLVANTLTVQDTKNHQAHTLPLSDYLTEMLAARLEDTYSEYVFSTSRGRLSNLRGPLAEVRSYAGISFSIHDLRRTFATVADSLDVPGYAVKALLNHKAANDVTAGYIVVDTERLRAPMQKITDFMLRAGGLWEGGEVVELRQYG from the coding sequence ATGAAACCCGCACCACAGAGAACCAAGCTTACCAAGACGGTCGTTGATCGCCTGCCCGCGCCTACGAGGGGCCAAGCTTTCTATTGGGACAGCGCGCTACCCTGCTTTGGCGTGCGGGTATCGGCGGGAGGCGTGAAGTCATTTGTTATTCAAAAGCGCATTCAAGGCCGGGAGAAACGAATCACGCTAGGCAAGTACGGCCATTTAACACTCATGCAGGCCCGCAAGGAGGCCGCGCGGCTGTTAGGGGAAATTGCCGTAGGACGCAACCCATTAGCTGAGAAGGCGCAAGCAAAACTACGGGCCGTGACGCTCGGCGAGGCGCTTGAGCACTATCTAACCTCAAGGCCACTGAAAGCGCGCACCATTCAGGGAACGCGGCACACCATGGGAAAGTGCTTTAGTGACTGGATGAAGCGCCCCCTGACAAGCATTACCAGGGATAAAGTCGCCGCCAGGCATAAGCAGCTAGGCACCGCTAGCAAGTCCCACGCTAACTTAGCTATGCGGTATTTAAGGGCTGTCTTCAACTTCGCCATGGCGGACTATACCGATAACGAAGGCCGCCCTGTGATTGCGGATAACCCCGTCAACCGCTTGTCCGAGGCTAGAACCTGGTTCCGGGTAGAGCGCAGGCGCACGGTGATAAAGTCCCACGAGTTAAAGCCCTGGATGCAGGCCGTACAGAGGCTAGAGAATGGGGCAGCCCGTGACTACTTTATGTTGGTATTGCTAACGGGCCTTCGACGCACCGAGGCGCTTAATTTACGCTGGCAGAACGTGGACTTAGTCGCTAACACCCTTACAGTCCAGGACACCAAGAACCACCAGGCCCACACCCTGCCCCTATCCGACTACCTGACGGAGATGCTAGCGGCACGGCTAGAGGATACCTATAGCGAGTATGTGTTCAGCACCTCCAGGGGACGGCTTTCCAACCTGAGAGGCCCGCTTGCTGAGGTAAGGAGCTATGCGGGTATATCGTTTTCTATCCATGACTTAAGGCGCACCTTCGCCACTGTGGCGGACTCCCTGGATGTGCCAGGCTACGCCGTTAAAGCACTCCTTAACCATAAGGCGGCTAATGATGTGACGGCGGGCTATATCGTGGTGGATACGGAAAGGCTACGCGCCCCCATGCAGAAGATTACCGACTTTATGTTAAGGGCAGGCGGCTTATGGGAAGGGGGCGAAGTGGTGGAGCTTAGGCAGTACGGATGA
- a CDS encoding helix-turn-helix domain-containing protein, with amino-acid sequence MAIELSPARFVWNWALETRTKAYQEDKVRRDRTAVSHGETPNNDIRVI; translated from the coding sequence TTGGCTATTGAGCTTAGCCCTGCCCGGTTTGTATGGAACTGGGCGTTGGAAACCCGAACGAAGGCGTACCAGGAAGACAAGGTGAGAAGGGACCGAACTGCTGTCAGTCATGGCGAAACTCCAAATAACGATATTCGCGTAATATAG
- a CDS encoding GIY-YIG nuclease family protein: protein MSRGYIYILTNPSYEKNLLKIGRTSRSPEIRAEEIYKRATGVPTPFKVSFKRKVLNCKEAERLIHTRLKTYRPHNSREFFKLSINEAVSIVNQVCEEIDHLSTPNQENEKYKQNPPRKVSVPQRIPGYFYLYNNFGKLKYGLTVNNPFGDRNLNILICYKVYDGKAVSAVLKKNRNIEKQGGSWILSFREIISMSGSNYSILKEQEPSPNGDQVETNSPPKYNTPKSQTPDSESKIKYRESKPSWLQWVLFVLAKIALVAGSQGYFG from the coding sequence ATGAGTAGAGGATACATCTATATATTAACCAATCCCTCTTATGAGAAAAATTTACTTAAAATTGGCAGAACTTCTCGCTCTCCCGAAATAAGAGCCGAAGAAATATATAAAAGAGCCACTGGCGTTCCTACCCCATTTAAAGTTTCTTTCAAGAGAAAAGTTTTAAATTGCAAGGAAGCTGAAAGACTTATACATACCCGTTTGAAAACCTATAGACCTCATAACTCTAGGGAGTTTTTCAAATTATCTATAAATGAAGCCGTAAGTATTGTAAATCAGGTTTGTGAAGAGATAGATCACTTAAGTACTCCAAATCAAGAAAACGAGAAGTATAAACAAAATCCTCCCCGGAAGGTTTCAGTACCACAACGAATTCCTGGCTATTTCTATCTTTATAATAATTTTGGTAAATTGAAATACGGACTTACAGTTAACAATCCTTTTGGGGATAGAAATTTAAACATATTGATTTGTTATAAAGTTTATGATGGCAAGGCTGTATCAGCAGTCCTAAAGAAGAATCGTAATATCGAAAAACAAGGAGGCAGTTGGATACTATCTTTCAGAGAAATTATTTCTATGTCTGGATCGAACTATAGTATTCTGAAAGAGCAAGAACCCAGTCCTAACGGGGATCAGGTAGAAACTAATTCTCCACCTAAATATAACACTCCAAAAAGCCAAACACCTGATTCAGAATCTAAAATAAAATATCGGGAATCAAAGCCTAGCTGGCTTCAGTGGGTACTGTTTGTGTTAGCGAAAATAGCTTTAGTAGCCGGAAGCCAGGGTTATTTTGGCTAA
- a CDS encoding peptidylprolyl isomerase, giving the protein MHASPKTLTFLLLGIFSFAAEAGGGAVSPDQPQVKLQTTLGDIVIALNPEKAPVTVENFLRYVNEGFYNGTLFHRVIDNFMIQGGGFDTDFNSKSTHDPIQNEADNGLKNEVGTIAMARTSDPHSATAQFFINVANNASLNHRNQDRQGWGYAVFGQVIEGMDVVDAIKKVKTGSKGNHRDVPLEPVIIEQATVVEN; this is encoded by the coding sequence ATGCACGCTTCCCCAAAAACACTTACTTTCCTTTTGCTTGGCATATTTAGCTTCGCGGCTGAAGCAGGCGGTGGAGCAGTATCTCCGGATCAGCCACAGGTTAAATTACAAACTACCCTGGGTGATATTGTGATCGCACTCAATCCGGAGAAAGCGCCCGTCACCGTAGAAAATTTTCTCCGCTATGTGAACGAAGGCTTCTACAACGGTACTTTGTTTCACCGGGTAATTGACAATTTTATGATTCAAGGCGGCGGCTTCGATACCGATTTTAACTCCAAATCAACCCACGATCCCATACAGAATGAAGCAGATAACGGACTTAAGAACGAGGTAGGGACCATCGCCATGGCACGTACTTCTGATCCCCATTCAGCTACCGCTCAATTTTTCATTAACGTCGCCAACAACGCTTCTCTAAACCACCGGAACCAGGATCGCCAAGGCTGGGGTTATGCGGTTTTTGGCCAGGTCATCGAAGGCATGGACGTGGTCGATGCCATCAAAAAAGTAAAGACAGGCAGCAAAGGGAATCACAGAGATGTCCCCTTAGAGCCTGTTATTATCGAGCAGGCCACCGTCGTGGAGAATTGA
- the gltX gene encoding glutamate--tRNA ligase translates to MNKTALKTRFAPSPSGLLHLGNIRTALFNALLARRSRGLFLLRIEDTDQERSSEEYVTALMEDLRWLALEWQEGPEVEGEAGPYRQSQRRSVYQADFQRLEAEKLAYPCFCSQEELERVRKRQLAAGQAPRYPGTCARLSPEEVEGKLAAGFKSALRFRVPSLTTIEFEDLVRGPQRFATGDIGDFIIRRTDGSPAFFFSNALDDALMGVTHVLRGEDHLTNTPRQILLLRALGLPIPRYGHIAMIVGRDGAPLSKRHGSRSVRELREAGYLPEALCNYLARLGHHYEDSGFLDLDTLAAQFDLARLGRAPARFDPQQLHHWQREALARCDLDTLERWLAPVAASQVPADKYQDFIETVRPNVVLPEDALHWAKVLFSEELVLKDGILPIIHEAGAQFFTQALAAVDGSGTDFKALAAQLKQTTGAKGRSLFLPLRAAFTGELDGPELARLLPLMGVARVRQRLQNCVDQSY, encoded by the coding sequence ATGAATAAAACTGCGCTTAAGACCCGTTTTGCCCCAAGCCCCAGTGGACTCTTGCATCTGGGAAATATACGTACCGCTTTGTTTAATGCCCTGCTAGCCCGGCGCAGCCGTGGCCTGTTTCTGCTGCGGATTGAAGATACAGATCAGGAACGGAGTAGCGAGGAATATGTGACGGCATTGATGGAAGATCTGCGCTGGTTAGCTCTGGAATGGCAAGAGGGGCCGGAAGTGGAAGGAGAAGCAGGGCCTTACCGGCAATCCCAGCGGCGTTCTGTTTACCAGGCTGATTTTCAGCGTTTAGAGGCTGAAAAATTGGCCTATCCTTGTTTTTGTTCCCAGGAGGAACTTGAGCGAGTGCGCAAGCGGCAGTTAGCTGCAGGCCAAGCCCCCCGCTATCCGGGAACCTGTGCCCGTCTCAGCCCCGAGGAAGTAGAAGGTAAATTAGCGGCAGGCTTTAAGTCCGCTCTGCGGTTTCGTGTGCCGTCCCTTACCACTATCGAATTTGAGGATTTAGTACGGGGTCCCCAGCGTTTTGCAACGGGAGATATCGGTGATTTTATAATCCGGCGTACTGATGGTTCACCTGCGTTCTTTTTTAGCAATGCTCTAGATGATGCCCTGATGGGTGTTACTCATGTCTTGAGGGGCGAGGATCATCTGACCAACACCCCGCGCCAAATCCTGTTACTCCGGGCTTTGGGGCTGCCGATACCTCGCTATGGACATATTGCCATGATCGTGGGCCGCGATGGCGCTCCCCTCTCCAAGCGTCACGGGAGTCGCAGCGTCCGGGAATTACGGGAGGCAGGCTATTTGCCAGAAGCATTATGTAATTATCTGGCTCGGCTAGGTCATCATTATGAAGATAGCGGTTTTCTGGATTTGGATACTCTGGCTGCTCAATTCGACTTGGCGCGGCTGGGGAGGGCACCGGCACGCTTTGATCCACAACAACTTCATCATTGGCAACGGGAGGCCCTGGCTCGCTGTGATCTTGACACCTTGGAGCGGTGGCTAGCGCCGGTAGCCGCTTCCCAGGTACCAGCCGATAAATATCAGGATTTTATCGAAACTGTTCGGCCTAACGTAGTTTTACCTGAAGATGCTCTTCATTGGGCGAAAGTGCTCTTTAGCGAAGAGCTTGTGCTCAAGGACGGCATCTTACCCATTATCCATGAGGCGGGCGCCCAATTCTTTACCCAGGCATTAGCCGCTGTTGACGGTTCTGGTACCGATTTTAAAGCGCTTGCTGCTCAACTCAAGCAAACTACGGGCGCAAAAGGCCGGTCGCTTTTTCTCCCTTTGCGGGCAGCCTTTACTGGAGAGTTAGATGGCCCAGAATTGGCTCGCTTGCTTCCTTTGATGGGGGTAGCGCGGGTTCGACAGCGACTCCAAAACTGCGTAGACCAATCGTATTAA
- a CDS encoding type II toxin-antitoxin system HicB family antitoxin, protein MKYLIEVFWSDEDSGYIALVPDLPGCSAWGATPEEATREIQDAMTAWLEACQQSGESIPKPAAKARYVA, encoded by the coding sequence ATGAAGTATCTAATTGAGGTTTTCTGGAGCGATGAGGACAGCGGCTATATTGCGCTTGTACCCGACCTGCCAGGCTGTAGCGCATGGGGAGCAACGCCGGAGGAAGCTACACGGGAAATTCAGGACGCTATGACCGCATGGCTAGAGGCTTGCCAGCAGTCGGGGGAGTCCATACCGAAGCCTGCCGCCAAAGCAAGGTACGTGGCTTAG
- a CDS encoding type II toxin-antitoxin system HicA family toxin: MTRREKLLEAICTNPKAVRFEDACQAAKHLGFIHHGGKGSHRAFKRKGEPVQLNFQNRQGTIPPYQARQLIAMIRKYGGNR, translated from the coding sequence ATGACCAGGCGCGAGAAGTTGCTAGAGGCTATTTGCACCAATCCCAAAGCAGTCCGGTTTGAAGATGCCTGCCAGGCCGCTAAGCACTTAGGCTTTATTCATCATGGCGGGAAAGGCTCTCACAGGGCATTCAAACGAAAGGGGGAACCCGTGCAGCTTAACTTCCAAAACCGCCAAGGGACTATTCCACCTTATCAGGCGCGGCAATTGATAGCGATGATACGCAAGTACGGAGGCAACCGATGA
- a CDS encoding DUF927 domain-containing protein, with product MKANNEKGNLHNLFLFPEGETEAPGAASGKATKAKIPSSAKRAPKVKADAVNDKGTPAPSLNGESNPKTQAAETTPKAKADKKKQVDIRPPCFAVHDDFCLVNGRETCPGVWRYDVKETKEGTVLVREWVATPIHVRAITRNEQGENYGFLLEFLDDDKKWKTWSMPRRMLSGSGEDVRKALLDRGARIAPGKGGLLNRYFMKQFPKRRVTSTSRVGWTDDGETFVFPRECISSLRGKEAIFQAEMLAEADYPKKGTLEGWRRNIGQLCEGNPVLTMAVSAALAGPLLLKTDKSEGAGIHFLGDSSKGKSTALQVAASVWGNHEFMQSWNSTANGLEGIAAARNDTCLIIDEISEGNPYELGKIAYMIANGRGKSRANRIGEAKGIRRWRIVALSTGEKTLSSMLESVKIDANSGQNVRLLNIPSTGFSYGAFDCLHGFASGRELADALKQARHHDYSLVGYAFIENLLKRRSPNLPSRLKDITDELKPLVNTTIEGRAADTMALFILAGELGIEYGLLPWKPGAAMEAGKILFELWRDNQTGDGTEDKQILKNVKDFIDRHGDSRFQFRGTQPDKDFVTIRDRAGWFEMNDDNERVYLFHSSGLKEAGGGFELKRVAQALDRAGWVTKKGKGRLNLSYDFRDFKGRLYAIKPESNLD from the coding sequence ATGAAGGCTAATAATGAGAAGGGAAACCTGCATAACCTATTCCTATTCCCAGAGGGCGAAACAGAAGCCCCAGGGGCCGCTTCCGGGAAGGCCACCAAGGCCAAGATACCATCAAGCGCCAAGCGTGCCCCGAAGGTTAAAGCGGATGCGGTGAACGACAAAGGGACCCCTGCCCCTTCCCTGAATGGAGAATCAAACCCTAAGACCCAGGCAGCCGAGACCACCCCGAAAGCTAAGGCCGACAAGAAAAAGCAGGTTGATATTAGGCCGCCTTGTTTCGCGGTGCATGATGATTTTTGCCTAGTTAACGGACGTGAGACATGCCCCGGCGTTTGGCGGTATGACGTGAAAGAGACCAAAGAGGGAACGGTCCTTGTTAGAGAGTGGGTAGCAACCCCCATTCATGTAAGAGCGATTACGCGCAACGAACAGGGCGAAAATTACGGGTTTCTACTGGAGTTCCTGGACGATGATAAAAAATGGAAAACCTGGTCCATGCCTAGACGGATGTTAAGCGGTAGCGGCGAGGATGTGCGCAAGGCGCTATTAGATAGGGGTGCGCGCATAGCTCCAGGAAAGGGAGGTCTGTTGAATAGATATTTCATGAAGCAATTCCCCAAGCGCCGCGTCACTTCAACATCCCGTGTAGGCTGGACCGATGACGGGGAAACCTTTGTATTCCCAAGGGAGTGTATTAGCAGCCTAAGAGGCAAGGAAGCCATTTTTCAGGCTGAAATGCTGGCCGAGGCCGACTATCCGAAAAAAGGCACCCTGGAGGGATGGCGGCGAAACATCGGCCAGCTATGCGAGGGTAACCCCGTGCTAACCATGGCCGTATCGGCGGCGCTGGCCGGGCCACTGCTGTTAAAAACGGATAAAAGCGAGGGCGCAGGCATTCACTTCTTAGGCGACAGTTCCAAGGGGAAATCTACCGCGTTACAGGTAGCCGCTAGCGTCTGGGGCAATCATGAGTTTATGCAATCCTGGAACAGTACAGCCAATGGATTAGAGGGCATAGCGGCGGCCAGAAATGACACCTGTTTAATTATTGATGAGATAAGCGAGGGCAACCCCTATGAGCTGGGTAAAATTGCCTACATGATAGCCAACGGCAGAGGCAAGAGCCGGGCTAACCGCATAGGGGAAGCTAAGGGAATAAGACGCTGGCGGATTGTGGCGCTATCCACAGGAGAGAAAACCCTTTCCTCCATGCTGGAGTCCGTCAAAATCGATGCCAATTCCGGGCAGAATGTTCGCCTTCTAAACATCCCTTCCACCGGGTTTAGTTACGGCGCGTTTGACTGCCTCCATGGTTTCGCTAGTGGGCGGGAGCTGGCGGATGCCCTCAAGCAAGCGCGCCACCATGACTACAGTCTAGTAGGTTACGCATTCATTGAAAACCTACTAAAGAGAAGGTCGCCAAACCTACCAAGCCGACTTAAGGACATTACCGACGAACTCAAGCCACTTGTTAACACGACCATAGAAGGGCGGGCAGCCGATACCATGGCCCTGTTCATCCTGGCCGGGGAACTGGGCATTGAATACGGCCTATTACCCTGGAAGCCTGGCGCGGCCATGGAGGCGGGCAAAATCCTGTTTGAGCTATGGCGGGATAACCAGACCGGGGACGGGACCGAGGATAAGCAGATTCTTAAGAATGTTAAGGACTTTATCGACAGGCATGGAGATAGCCGCTTTCAATTCAGAGGCACGCAACCTGATAAGGATTTTGTGACTATCAGGGATAGGGCCGGATGGTTTGAGATGAATGACGATAATGAAAGGGTTTACCTGTTTCACTCTAGCGGTCTGAAAGAGGCCGGGGGAGGGTTTGAACTTAAACGCGTTGCCCAGGCGCTAGATAGGGCGGGATGGGTAACCAAAAAAGGCAAAGGAAGGTTAAACCTTAGCTATGACTTTAGAGACTTCAAGGGCAGGCTTTACGCTATCAAGCCAGAATCGAATTTAGATTAA
- the cysS gene encoding cysteine--tRNA ligase: MLRIYNSLTRRKEEFIPIESGKVRMYVCGMTVYDLCHVGHARVMVVFDMVVRYLRASGFEVIYVRNITDIDDKIIHRANERGESIHTLTARYIQALHEDEASLQILPPDREPRATESMEAILAMVRQLLDQGYAYQGENGDIYYDVSHFEGYGALSGRHLEDLRAGERVQVNEAKTDPLDFVLWKAAKSGEPAWESPWGPGRPGWHIECSAMSIQELGTHFDIHGGGQDLQFPHHENEIAQSEAATGGKFVNYWMHNGFVRLNDEKMSKSLGNFFTVREVLEHYHPEVLRYFILSSHYRSPLNYTKQQLDTAKAAMTRLYTALRGIPRGEDRASAQGLSWEFTDGGDPFVLRFREAMDDDFNTPEALALLNEVRHALNRAREAGDTEKGQSLAVLLRSLGGILGLLAHEPEQFLRDSRQVAAIPDTAAAGEEAVLSHDGIEQLVAQRTVARKNKDWAEADRIRGILKDQGITLEDTAAGTLWRRG; encoded by the coding sequence ATGTTGCGTATCTATAACAGTTTAACCCGGAGGAAAGAGGAATTTATTCCCATTGAATCCGGCAAGGTGCGCATGTATGTATGCGGCATGACGGTCTACGATCTGTGCCATGTGGGCCATGCCCGCGTTATGGTCGTCTTTGATATGGTGGTTCGCTATCTACGGGCCAGTGGATTTGAAGTGATCTATGTGCGGAACATCACGGATATCGACGATAAAATCATTCACCGCGCCAATGAAAGGGGAGAAAGTATTCATACCCTAACCGCCCGTTACATTCAGGCCCTGCATGAGGATGAAGCAAGCCTTCAGATACTGCCCCCGGATCGGGAACCGCGAGCCACAGAATCCATGGAGGCCATCCTGGCCATGGTACGGCAATTGCTGGACCAAGGTTATGCCTATCAAGGAGAAAATGGGGATATCTACTATGATGTCAGCCATTTCGAGGGTTATGGCGCCCTTTCTGGCAGGCACTTAGAAGACTTGCGGGCTGGCGAACGGGTTCAAGTGAACGAGGCTAAAACCGATCCCTTGGATTTTGTCCTGTGGAAAGCCGCCAAATCCGGTGAGCCTGCTTGGGAATCGCCCTGGGGACCAGGACGCCCTGGCTGGCACATTGAGTGCTCGGCCATGTCTATCCAGGAATTAGGGACTCATTTTGATATTCATGGTGGCGGTCAGGATCTCCAGTTTCCCCACCATGAGAACGAGATTGCCCAGAGTGAGGCGGCGACAGGCGGTAAGTTCGTCAACTATTGGATGCACAATGGCTTCGTGCGGCTGAATGATGAGAAAATGTCCAAGTCCTTGGGTAATTTTTTCACCGTGCGTGAAGTTTTGGAGCACTATCATCCCGAAGTGCTGCGCTATTTTATTCTCTCTAGTCATTACCGCAGCCCTTTGAACTATACCAAGCAGCAACTGGATACCGCTAAAGCCGCCATGACCCGCTTATATACGGCGCTACGGGGAATACCAAGAGGCGAAGACCGAGCATCCGCGCAAGGATTAAGCTGGGAATTTACCGATGGGGGAGATCCTTTTGTGTTGCGCTTTCGGGAAGCTATGGACGATGATTTTAATACTCCTGAAGCCTTGGCCCTGTTAAATGAAGTCCGCCATGCCCTTAACCGCGCTCGCGAGGCAGGTGATACCGAGAAGGGGCAATCTTTAGCTGTGCTGCTACGATCTTTGGGCGGTATTTTAGGGTTGCTGGCCCATGAGCCTGAGCAGTTTCTGCGCGATTCCCGCCAGGTAGCCGCTATTCCTGACACTGCCGCGGCGGGGGAAGAAGCCGTCCTTTCCCATGACGGCATTGAGCAGTTAGTTGCCCAGCGGACGGTTGCCCGTAAAAATAAAGACTGGGCTGAAGCGGATCGTATTCGTGGAATACTGAAGGACCAAGGCATTACTTTGGAAGATACAGCGGCAGGAACTCTCTGGCGGCGAGGCTAG
- a CDS encoding primase-helicase zinc-binding domain-containing protein, with the protein MNYNTSSALLHLNKSTVKDAARGQWRTILSPLGVPLPNHGRHAPCPTCGGKDRFRFTDKHGNGEYYCNHCRGGDGLQLLQNYHGWRFQEAIQNVAELLNLEEETCQPFEFGKFDADKIAPSGNPQTPAPRHQEPAKPKRPPSNILQQWQMTRPASPDHTYLKIKRVQLCPGIRLSRNYRRLVVPMRCTENQLWGIQNISPNGKKTATKGSDKKGHFFPIKGQDDRALFIVEGLATGLSVHEATGFPVVVAFDANNLLPVAENIRAACPDLPLVIAADNDAWTDGNPGITAAMEAAEAVDGAIVWPEFEPGAETVAGRPTDFNDLQRLCGAEAVRDRIRELLPRGFVPGWIPIRGERVTEAASLAGGAA; encoded by the coding sequence ATGAATTATAACACTTCTTCCGCACTTTTGCACCTCAATAAATCCACCGTCAAGGACGCCGCACGCGGCCAATGGAGGACTATCCTTTCACCCCTTGGCGTCCCCCTACCGAACCACGGCAGACACGCACCCTGCCCCACCTGCGGCGGGAAAGACCGTTTCCGGTTCACCGACAAGCACGGCAACGGAGAGTATTACTGTAATCACTGCCGCGGCGGCGATGGGTTGCAGTTACTCCAAAACTACCACGGCTGGAGGTTTCAGGAAGCGATACAAAACGTTGCCGAATTGCTGAACCTGGAGGAAGAGACCTGCCAGCCTTTCGAGTTTGGCAAGTTCGACGCCGACAAAATCGCACCTAGCGGTAACCCTCAAACCCCGGCACCACGTCACCAGGAACCCGCAAAGCCGAAGCGCCCGCCCTCCAACATTCTCCAGCAGTGGCAAATGACGCGGCCAGCCAGCCCCGACCATACGTACCTGAAAATTAAACGAGTTCAGCTTTGCCCCGGTATCCGTCTGAGCCGAAATTACAGGCGGCTGGTCGTCCCTATGCGCTGCACAGAAAACCAATTATGGGGCATTCAAAATATTTCCCCGAATGGGAAGAAAACCGCCACTAAGGGCAGCGATAAGAAGGGGCATTTTTTCCCCATCAAGGGCCAAGATGATCGCGCCTTGTTCATCGTTGAGGGGCTAGCCACCGGGCTAAGCGTGCATGAGGCTACCGGGTTTCCTGTGGTGGTGGCGTTCGACGCCAACAACTTGCTACCTGTGGCGGAAAACATCCGGGCCGCGTGTCCTGATTTGCCCCTGGTGATAGCGGCGGATAACGATGCCTGGACGGACGGTAATCCAGGCATTACGGCAGCCATGGAGGCCGCCGAGGCTGTGGACGGGGCGATAGTATGGCCGGAGTTTGAGCCGGGGGCTGAAACAGTGGCGGGCAGACCCACCGATTTTAATGACTTGCAGCGTTTGTGTGGGGCTGAGGCTGTCCGGGACCGCATACGCGAATTATTGCCACGGGGCTTTGTTCCCGGATGGATTCCAATCAGGGGGGAGAGGGTTACCGAGGCGGCCAGCCTGGCGGGAGGTGCGGCATGA